CGGAGTGGGATTGATATTGCCTCCCAGCAAACCGGCGTCGCTGGCGGTGTGATGGGGCGCGCGAAAGGGACGGCGAGTAATCAGGGCTTGGCCCGGGGCAAGCAGGCCAACGATGCTGTGAATTCTTGTCGTCTCGAGGGCCTCTTCCAGCGTAAGCGGCGGAAGGACGGTCGCCAGGCGTTTGGCCAGCATCGATTTGCCGGTGCCAGGCGGGCCGATCAAAAGGACGTTGTGGCCGCCGGCGGCGGCGATCTCCAGCGCGCGCTTGACGGATTCCTGGCCTTTGACCTCGGAAAAGTCGATCTCATCTTCATGGTCCTCATTGAATATCCTGGCGACGTCCACCCGCACAGGCGAAATCTTCACTTCGCCTTCGAGAAATCCCACCGCCTCACGCAGGTTCTGGACCGGGATGACCTGCAACCCTGAGACCACCGCGGCCTCCGCTGCGTTTTCCGGCGGCACCACCACGCCGGTCTTGCCCTGTGCCCGCGCGCTCAACGCGATGGACAGCACACCTTTGACAGCGCGCACGGCACCATCAAGGGCAAGCTCGCCCACCATCGCGAACCGGTCGAGTTGGTTGCTCTCCATCTGTTCGCTGGCTGCCACCATCGCGACTGCGATCGGCAAATCGAAGCTCGGACCTTCCTTCTTGACGTCGGCGGGCGCTAAATTAATGGTCGTCCGACCGAAGGTGAAAGCGAACCCCGAATTGATGAGGGCCGTCATTACGCGGTCGCGCGACTCCTTAACTGCGGCATCCGGCAAACCGACGATGACAAGTATTGGGTTGATATGACCTCTTTTCCTTGATACCCTTTCCTTGCGTGAAAGCATACAGTTACATTCGGTTCTCCCGTCCAGAACAAATGGAGGGTGATTCGCTTCGGCGACAACTGGAAGCCACACGCGAGTACTGTGCGGAGCACGGGCTGAAATTACAGGAGGTGAACTACCGCGATTTGGGCATCTCCGGTTACACCGGCGACAACATTCACAAGGGCAGGCTCGGAGCGTTTCTGAAGGCCATCGATGAGGGCAAAATCGACAAGGGAAGTTGTCTCATCGTGGAGAACCTGGACAGGCTCAGCAGAGCACAGATTGATGATGCGTTGGAGTTGTTCAAACGCATACTCCGAAAGGGAATCGACATTATTACGCTGACGGATGGGAAGCGGTTCACAAAGGAGAGCCTGAACAGCCCAATGGATTTGATGCTCTCCATAATGTATTTCTATCGGGCCTACGATGAATCGCTTCAAAAGGGGAAAAGAGTGCGGGCCGCTTGGAACAACAAGCGGAAGAACGCAGCCAGCGAACCGCTAACAGCAGTTTGTCCTTCATGGCTCCGCCTGAATCGCAAGGCAGGGATTTTCGAGGAGATTCCGGAGCACGTGAAAACCGTGCGGCGGATTTTCGGGTTGAGCAAAGGCGGTATGGGGAACGGCTCCATAGCCAAATTGTTCAATCAAGAAAAGGTGCCAGGGATTGGGAGGGTCAATTCATGGCACGCGAGTGTGGTCGCTCGGATTATCATCAATCGAGCGGTGCTGGGAGAGTTTCAGCCGTGCCAGTACATTACGCGAGGCAAACGAGAGCCGGTTGGCGAAGCGATTCCAAATTACTTTCCCCGCATCATCTCTGACAAATTGTTCAACACGGTTCAATACCGACAGAAGCAACGCAGGGTTGCCGGTTCAGGCCGACGCGGAAAGTTTGTTCGCAATCTTTTCTCTCACATTGCCAAGTGTGGGTTTTGTCACGGAACAATGGTTTCGGTATCAAAGGACCCCCGCTACCCTCAACTCGTGTGCGATAATGCTCGCCGGGGGTTTAAGTGCCGATACGTGGCATATCCATACGACGAGCTCGAAACGTCATTCCTTACTTTCGTGAAGGAACTGGACCTGAAGGCCGCTTTACAGTCAGCGGGCAACGGAAATCCGACCGCCGAGGCAATCGAGGAACTACGAGCGTCTGTTTTGGACAAAGAGGCGAGGCTAAACAATCTCGGCGAAGGGATTGCCCTCAAGAGAAAGCCGATTCCAGAACTCGTCAGGATGATGGAGCGGATTTCAACCCAAAAAGCCGAGGATGAAAAGCGGCTGGCAGAGTTGATTACAAAGCAGGCGGAGGAGGCCACTCCGCGAAACAAGTTGAATGATTTGAAGGCACTGGTAGCGACCGCGAAACAAACGACCAGTGCCGAGGCGAATGAAATGAGGCTCAGGCTGCGAGAGGCCATCCGAGGGTGTGTTGAAAAGATTCTGGTTTGGCCATACGAAATCATGGAACCACCTACGCCGGACCAGGTCGATTGGAGGGAAAGGCGACAACTCTCCAGGGCTGG
The sequence above is drawn from the Verrucomicrobiia bacterium genome and encodes:
- a CDS encoding YifB family Mg chelatase-like AAA ATPase, producing the protein MLSRKERVSRKRGHINPILVIVGLPDAAVKESRDRVMTALINSGFAFTFGRTTINLAPADVKKEGPSFDLPIAVAMVAASEQMESNQLDRFAMVGELALDGAVRAVKGVLSIALSARAQGKTGVVVPPENAAEAAVVSGLQVIPVQNLREAVGFLEGEVKISPVRVDVARIFNEDHEDEIDFSEVKGQESVKRALEIAAAGGHNVLLIGPPGTGKSMLAKRLATVLPPLTLEEALETTRIHSIVGLLAPGQALITRRPFRAPHHTASDAGLLGGNINPTPGEISLAHHGVLFLDELPEFKRSVLETMRQPLEEGRVTISRAAGTMTFPSEFMLVAAMNPSPDGKMPGESRSSPREIQNYLGRISGPLLDRIDLHIEVPEVKFQDITSEKAGESSAQIRQRVMQARQRQQLRFKDKPKITCNARMGSKELKLYCALDESTMELLKFAMSDLNLSARAYDRVLKVARTIADLAGTEKVSSDHISEAIQYRSLDRQLWT
- a CDS encoding recombinase family protein, whose translation is MKAYSYIRFSRPEQMEGDSLRRQLEATREYCAEHGLKLQEVNYRDLGISGYTGDNIHKGRLGAFLKAIDEGKIDKGSCLIVENLDRLSRAQIDDALELFKRILRKGIDIITLTDGKRFTKESLNSPMDLMLSIMYFYRAYDESLQKGKRVRAAWNNKRKNAASEPLTAVCPSWLRLNRKAGIFEEIPEHVKTVRRIFGLSKGGMGNGSIAKLFNQEKVPGIGRVNSWHASVVARIIINRAVLGEFQPCQYITRGKREPVGEAIPNYFPRIISDKLFNTVQYRQKQRRVAGSGRRGKFVRNLFSHIAKCGFCHGTMVSVSKDPRYPQLVCDNARRGFKCRYVAYPYDELETSFLTFVKELDLKAALQSAGNGNPTAEAIEELRASVLDKEARLNNLGEGIALKRKPIPELVRMMERISTQKAEDEKRLAELITKQAEEATPRNKLNDLKALVATAKQTTSAEANEMRLRLREAIRGCVEKILVWPYEIMEPPTPDQVDWRERRQLSRAGYSITSEVQRVERCYRVYLKNFEHFREVHSHPKYGAPASDKFVPSKRRGWFTAESDDD